Proteins encoded by one window of Campylobacteraceae bacterium:
- a CDS encoding GGDEF domain-containing protein, which yields MLNDKWKQLIKNFDYAFQPIVNINNGKIYAVEALLRNYERDFNVIFEIFDKAYEENMLFDLDFELKKLAFRKFSNFKIKDLKLFYNLDNRILNINDFDDKNTISLLEKFNINKSRLCFELSEKDTLQNSSNLLHLLDMYKQHGYNIAIDDFGIGVSGLKLMYFSEASFIKIDRFFITNIHKDAKKRLFCSSIINMAHIMGSKVIAEGIEDEKEYYVCKEIGFDFLQGYLIQKAQLEIHNISKKYSIIENIINKDKRVSDENLIDSNFVQKIKALNIKQSLYELFSYFKDNPTNTFVPIINDEKELQGAIYELDIKKMSYSQYGLSIAKNISLHSDLTRYMKPVLAVELSWGVDKTLEVYNMNDVSKKGIFITKANKYLGFVSVDDLLSLSYKRNIEIAKDQNPLTKLPGNHQIEDSLSIMFQSYKDNTYHIVYFDFNDFKPFNDSYGFRQGDRAILIFAELLKKHLEKDSFIAHIGGDDFFVSFKNQDLKEVSKKVNSLIKKFASSVQEFYSKRDKERGYIKIIDRFGIKRNFPLLSVAAAILEINSNSDISNFDTLIAKLKKDSKLESEAITCCL from the coding sequence ATGCTTAATGACAAATGGAAACAACTTATCAAGAACTTTGATTATGCTTTTCAACCCATTGTAAATATTAACAATGGTAAAATCTACGCAGTAGAAGCACTTTTACGGAACTATGAAAGAGATTTTAATGTTATTTTTGAAATTTTTGATAAAGCGTATGAAGAAAATATGCTTTTTGATTTGGATTTTGAATTAAAAAAATTGGCTTTTAGAAAGTTCTCAAATTTTAAAATAAAAGATTTAAAACTTTTTTATAATCTTGATAATAGAATTCTTAATATTAATGATTTTGATGATAAAAATACAATTTCTTTATTGGAAAAATTTAATATAAACAAAAGTCGTTTATGTTTTGAATTAAGCGAAAAAGACACCTTACAAAACTCTAGTAATTTATTACACCTTTTAGATATGTATAAACAACATGGATACAATATTGCTATTGATGATTTTGGAATTGGAGTATCTGGGCTTAAACTAATGTATTTTTCAGAAGCCTCGTTTATAAAAATAGATCGTTTTTTTATTACGAATATTCATAAAGATGCAAAAAAAAGACTTTTTTGTAGCTCAATTATAAATATGGCACATATTATGGGCTCTAAAGTAATTGCTGAAGGCATTGAAGATGAAAAAGAATATTATGTCTGCAAAGAAATAGGTTTTGATTTTTTGCAAGGCTATTTGATTCAAAAAGCACAATTAGAAATTCACAATATTAGTAAAAAATATTCTATTATTGAAAATATTATTAATAAAGACAAGAGAGTAAGTGATGAAAATTTAATTGATTCAAATTTTGTACAAAAAATAAAAGCATTAAATATCAAACAAAGTTTGTATGAACTGTTTTCTTATTTTAAAGACAATCCCACCAATACTTTTGTACCTATTATTAATGATGAAAAAGAGTTACAAGGCGCAATTTATGAATTAGACATTAAAAAAATGTCTTATTCTCAGTATGGTTTATCTATTGCAAAAAATATTTCATTGCATTCAGATCTTACGCGCTATATGAAACCCGTACTTGCTGTCGAATTATCGTGGGGTGTTGATAAAACACTTGAAGTCTATAATATGAATGATGTAAGTAAAAAAGGGATTTTTATTACAAAAGCCAACAAATATTTGGGTTTTGTAAGTGTTGATGATCTTTTAAGCCTTTCTTATAAACGTAATATTGAAATTGCAAAAGATCAAAATCCACTAACTAAACTACCAGGAAATCACCAAATTGAAGATTCTTTATCCATTATGTTTCAATCGTATAAAGACAATACCTACCATATTGTTTATTTTGACTTTAATGACTTTAAACCTTTTAATGATTCTTACGGTTTTAGACAAGGAGACCGTGCTATTTTAATTTTTGCAGAACTCTTAAAAAAGCATTTAGAAAAAGACTCTTTTATAGCTCACATTGGAGGAGATGATTTTTTTGTATCTTTTAAAAATCAAGACCTAAAGGAAGTAAGTAAAAAAGTCAATTCTCTTATTAAAAAATTTGCTTCATCTGTTCAAGAATTTTATTCAAAAAGAGATAAAGAAAGAGGCTATATAAAGATTATTGACAGATTTGGGATAAAAAGAAATTTTCCACTTTTAAGTGTAGCTGCCGCTATTCTGGAAATAAACTCCAACTCAGATATTTCAAACTTTGATACCTTAATTGCCAAACTTAAAAAAGACTCCAAACTTGAAAGCGAAGCAATCACTTGCTGTTTATAA
- a CDS encoding substrate-binding domain-containing protein — MTNTKSVLVLLASVALTASLSAREQIKIVGSSTVYPFSSSVAEELGATTSYPTPVVESTGSGGGMKLFCAGNGMNTPDITNASRRMKTKEFTLCEKNGVRDITEAVIGFDGIAFAQDKSNKSFSVTKTQLALAVAALVPSKDGKSLIKNPYKKWSQIDASLPSREIIIYGPPKSSGTRDAFEDMVMKGTFKKMAVYTDLYKQDKKKNKAFKKYHVVRTDGVYVPSGENDNIIVQKLTKNKNAFGIFGYSFLIENDDKLEGAKVNGVLPTPDTISSGEYPISRSLFFYIKNSHATKVPAMKKYVSMFMSENMIGKDGILGEIGLIALPDAQRSALRTSVLSRTKLTLNNLKK; from the coding sequence ATGACAAATACAAAAAGTGTTTTAGTTTTATTAGCAAGTGTTGCCTTAACTGCAAGTTTAAGTGCAAGAGAGCAAATTAAAATTGTTGGTTCATCAACAGTATATCCTTTCTCAAGTTCAGTTGCAGAAGAATTAGGTGCAACTACTTCTTATCCTACTCCTGTAGTAGAATCAACTGGTTCTGGTGGTGGAATGAAATTATTTTGTGCTGGAAATGGTATGAATACACCTGATATCACAAATGCTTCTAGACGAATGAAAACGAAAGAATTTACATTATGTGAAAAAAATGGTGTTAGAGATATTACTGAAGCAGTAATTGGTTTTGATGGAATTGCATTTGCTCAAGATAAATCAAACAAATCTTTTTCTGTTACAAAAACTCAATTAGCTTTAGCAGTTGCTGCTTTAGTTCCTTCTAAAGATGGTAAATCATTGATTAAAAATCCTTACAAAAAATGGTCACAAATTGATGCTTCTTTACCATCAAGAGAAATCATTATTTATGGACCACCTAAATCTTCTGGAACAAGAGATGCGTTCGAAGATATGGTTATGAAAGGTACTTTCAAAAAAATGGCTGTATATACTGATCTTTATAAACAAGATAAAAAGAAAAACAAAGCTTTTAAAAAGTATCACGTGGTTAGAACAGATGGTGTTTATGTTCCATCAGGTGAAAATGATAATATCATTGTTCAAAAACTTACTAAAAACAAAAATGCTTTTGGAATCTTTGGTTACTCTTTTTTAATTGAAAATGATGACAAATTAGAAGGTGCTAAAGTTAATGGTGTTCTTCCAACTCCAGATACAATTTCTTCAGGTGAATATCCAATTTCAAGATCATTATTCTTCTATATTAAAAACTCACATGCCACTAAAGTTCCTGCAATGAAAAAATATGTTTCAATGTTCATGAGTGAAAATATGATTGGTAAAGACGGAATCTTAGGTGAAATTGGACTTATTGCTTTACCTGATGCACAAAGATCAGCGTTAAGAACAAGTGTATTATCAAGAACAAAACTTACTTTAAACAACTTAAAAAAATAA
- a CDS encoding phosphate ABC transporter ATP-binding protein, whose translation MNQEIIEKTKNKSKDESNKNLITKVNVNKLNLWYGDNQALDDINIDIYEHKITALIGPSGCGKSTFLRCLNRMNDLISAVKIKGEVIIDKKNIYDKDIDEVSVRKKIGMVFQQPNPFPKSIYDNVAYAALKHSIVKKGSACDELVEKSLRDSGLWNEVKDKLNHPGTSLSGGQQQRLCIARTIAIQPEVILMDEPTSALDPISTEKIEALMLELKQKYTIITVTHNMQQAARVADYTAFFHLGELIEYDETENVFINPKLKKTEDYITGRFG comes from the coding sequence ATGAATCAAGAAATAATCGAAAAAACGAAGAACAAATCAAAAGATGAATCAAATAAAAACTTAATAACAAAAGTAAATGTAAATAAGTTAAACCTTTGGTACGGAGACAATCAAGCATTAGATGATATTAATATTGATATTTATGAACACAAAATTACTGCATTAATTGGACCATCTGGTTGTGGCAAATCCACATTTCTTAGATGTTTAAACAGAATGAATGATTTAATCTCTGCTGTTAAGATTAAAGGGGAAGTAATCATTGATAAAAAGAATATTTACGATAAAGATATTGATGAAGTAAGTGTAAGAAAAAAAATTGGAATGGTATTTCAACAACCCAATCCTTTCCCAAAATCAATTTATGATAATGTTGCTTATGCAGCTTTAAAACATTCTATTGTAAAAAAAGGAAGTGCTTGTGATGAATTGGTTGAAAAATCCCTAAGAGATTCAGGTTTATGGAATGAAGTAAAAGATAAATTAAATCATCCAGGAACTTCTTTATCAGGGGGTCAACAACAACGACTGTGTATTGCAAGAACTATTGCTATTCAACCAGAAGTTATTTTAATGGATGAACCAACATCTGCACTTGATCCTATTTCAACTGAAAAAATTGAAGCATTAATGCTTGAATTAAAACAGAAATATACCATTATTACAGTAACGCATAATATGCAACAAGCTGCACGAGTTGCAGATTATACAGCGTTTTTCCACTTAGGTGAGTTAATAGAATATGATGAAACAGAAAACGTATTTATCAATCCTAAACTTAAAAAAACTGAAGATTATATTACAGGAAGGTTTGGATAA
- a CDS encoding PhoU family transcriptional regulator, producing the protein MLKTYEQKVETITEAICELGRLVLDSNKKALDALKNNNIEALNEITVPSKKLTIKSNEIDNLIVTTLALYSPEARDLRQMVAYLKITNELIRAGSNTKTFIKGFRRSYSEDINTAAILEYVIPLLKASTQALAITISMIENNDIQTIEENYNRVLVEESKTDDLYSMIEKNILKLISKHLELSKDYFDLLSSFRRLEKIADRASSIANLLLFANLGGELNS; encoded by the coding sequence ATGTTAAAAACATATGAACAAAAAGTAGAAACAATAACAGAAGCGATATGTGAATTAGGTAGATTGGTATTGGATTCAAATAAAAAAGCCTTAGATGCTTTAAAAAACAATAATATTGAAGCATTAAATGAGATTACTGTTCCCTCAAAAAAACTTACCATTAAATCCAATGAAATTGATAATCTAATTGTAACAACTCTTGCTTTATATTCTCCCGAAGCAAGAGATTTAAGACAAATGGTTGCTTATTTAAAAATCACTAATGAATTAATACGAGCAGGTTCTAATACTAAAACTTTTATTAAAGGATTTAGACGTTCTTACAGTGAAGATATTAATACTGCTGCTATTTTGGAATATGTAATTCCACTTTTAAAAGCATCAACACAAGCATTAGCAATTACTATTTCAATGATTGAAAATAATGATATACAAACTATTGAAGAAAACTACAACAGAGTGTTAGTAGAAGAAAGTAAAACAGACGATTTATATTCAATGATCGAAAAAAATATTTTAAAACTTATTTCTAAACATTTAGAACTTTCAAAAGATTATTTTGATCTTTTATCTTCTTTTAGACGTTTAGAAAAAATTGCTGACAGAGCTTCTAGTATTGCAAATCTACTTTTATTCGCAAACTTAGGTGGGGAACTTAACTCATAA
- the pstA gene encoding phosphate ABC transporter permease PstA translates to MILNKNKRSNNNPFYDETLKKRHKKAARFKAFTLTSLVFSVLFLVFFLSDIVGKGMPAFKQAYLNIEITYNEKSLNNTRLAVEKKYRRLISRAWLRNIPRQVRENPSLMNTSSLQWVLADDQVDQYLKGHYSKLKKKDLETVKELTKYNFLRLSFTTIFFSNGDSKIPEYAGIKSAFIGSILTLLITMAFAFPIGVMTAIYLEEFASDNKFTRIIEININNLAAIPSILFGLLGLAIFISLFGMPRSSPLVGGLTLALMTLPIIIVSSRAALRSVPDSIRQAGFALGLTKIQVTKDHVLPLAFPGILTGSIIGLAQAMGETAPLIIIGMIAFIPDSPSSFVEAATVMPAQLFTWAGMPERMYIEKTAAGIMVLLTLLISLNGIAIYLRKKYEVKW, encoded by the coding sequence ATGATTTTAAATAAAAACAAAAGAAGTAACAATAACCCGTTCTACGATGAAACATTGAAAAAAAGACATAAAAAAGCAGCAAGGTTTAAAGCTTTTACTTTAACCTCTTTGGTTTTCTCTGTTTTATTCTTGGTTTTCTTTTTAAGTGATATTGTTGGAAAAGGTATGCCTGCATTTAAACAAGCCTATCTCAATATAGAAATTACTTATAATGAAAAATCACTTAATAATACACGTTTAGCTGTTGAAAAAAAATACAGAAGATTAATATCCAGAGCGTGGTTAAGAAATATCCCTAGACAGGTTAGAGAAAATCCAAGTTTAATGAATACAAGCTCACTTCAATGGGTATTAGCAGATGATCAAGTTGATCAATATTTAAAAGGTCATTATTCAAAACTAAAGAAAAAAGATTTAGAAACTGTAAAAGAATTAACAAAGTACAATTTTTTAAGACTTAGTTTTACCACTATCTTTTTTTCAAATGGGGATTCAAAAATTCCTGAGTATGCAGGTATTAAATCCGCATTTATTGGTTCTATTTTAACCCTTTTAATAACTATGGCATTTGCATTTCCTATTGGAGTTATGACAGCAATTTATTTAGAAGAATTTGCTAGTGATAATAAATTTACTAGAATTATTGAAATTAATATTAACAATCTGGCTGCTATTCCATCCATTTTATTTGGTCTCTTAGGTTTAGCTATTTTCATATCCTTATTTGGAATGCCAAGAAGCTCACCTTTGGTTGGAGGATTAACGCTGGCACTTATGACTTTGCCTATTATCATAGTAAGTTCACGAGCAGCGTTACGTTCAGTACCAGATTCAATTAGACAAGCAGGATTTGCTCTTGGCTTAACAAAAATACAAGTTACCAAAGATCATGTTTTACCTTTGGCTTTTCCTGGTATTTTAACCGGTTCAATTATTGGTCTTGCCCAAGCAATGGGTGAAACTGCGCCTTTGATTATTATTGGAATGATTGCATTTATTCCTGATTCTCCAAGTTCTTTTGTAGAAGCAGCAACCGTTATGCCAGCACAATTATTTACGTGGGCAGGAATGCCTGAGCGAATGTATATAGAAAAAACAGCCGCAGGAATCATGGTTTTATTAACCTTACTTATTTCATTAAATGGTATTGCTATTTATTTAAGAAAAAAGTATGAAGTTAAATGGTGA
- a CDS encoding response regulator transcription factor — MDKSLILIVEDEEDILELLEYTLQKENYETIGFLNVNKQLYEVIEEETIHLILMDRNLPGIDGTTFIADIRDKGYNYPVIYLTAKDKDEDILEGFEHYADDYITKPFKIKELNARIKAVLKRSNKKIDVLKIKDIVYKSQKKRFFIENEEIDLTQLEHDLLLEFFKNKDILLSREYLLESVWKDSYDKKLKTVNVALNRLKTKIDPQGTKDYIKSVRGEGYIF, encoded by the coding sequence ATGGACAAAAGTTTAATATTAATTGTTGAAGATGAAGAAGATATTTTAGAACTTCTGGAATATACCTTACAAAAAGAAAATTATGAAACTATTGGTTTTTTAAATGTAAACAAACAACTCTATGAAGTTATTGAAGAAGAAACCATTCATCTCATCTTAATGGATAGGAATTTACCTGGAATTGATGGAACAACCTTTATTGCAGATATTAGAGATAAGGGATATAACTACCCCGTTATTTATTTGACCGCAAAAGACAAAGATGAAGATATTCTTGAAGGTTTTGAACATTATGCAGACGATTATATTACCAAACCTTTTAAAATTAAAGAATTAAATGCAAGAATTAAAGCTGTACTAAAAAGAAGTAATAAAAAAATTGATGTATTAAAAATAAAAGACATTGTTTACAAATCTCAGAAAAAAAGATTTTTCATTGAGAACGAAGAAATAGATTTAACCCAATTAGAACATGATTTATTACTGGAATTTTTTAAAAACAAAGATATTTTATTATCAAGAGAGTATTTACTTGAAAGTGTATGGAAAGATTCTTATGATAAAAAACTAAAAACAGTAAATGTTGCTTTAAACCGTTTAAAAACAAAAATAGACCCGCAAGGAACAAAAGATTACATCAAATCTGTTAGAGGAGAAGGATATATATTTTGA
- a CDS encoding DUF1653 domain-containing protein: MIQKNKIYTHYKNQEDYLVKDFCKIQENDTWVKAVLYSPLNESLLFVRSLKEFQEKFKPKNK; encoded by the coding sequence ATGATTCAAAAAAACAAAATCTACACCCACTACAAAAATCAAGAAGATTATCTCGTTAAAGATTTCTGCAAAATTCAAGAAAATGACACTTGGGTTAAAGCTGTACTTTATAGCCCGCTTAATGAGTCTTTATTATTTGTACGAAGTCTCAAAGAATTCCAAGAAAAATTCAAGCCTAAAAACAAGTAA
- the pstC gene encoding phosphate ABC transporter permease subunit PstC has product MLKHSFTSKNRNTQLKEDAIKTLLIVASTISILTTFGILFSILFEAIEFFKMKSFWYFISGSEWSPGTENSKFGAVPIFAGTFMITAIALSVAIPVGLGSAIYMSEYASLRTRDFLKPMLEILAGIPTVVYGFFAAITVAPLIVKGAAFFGLEATFNSALACGIVMGIMIIPVISSLSDDVIRAVPDSQRKAALALGLTQAETIRDIVIPSAMPGIISASLLGLSKALGETMIVVMAAGLRPNLSWNPLDDMTTVTVRIVDSLVGDQAFNSPETLSAFGLGLILFFVTLLLNIISLNLIRKFKEKYKVNTL; this is encoded by the coding sequence ATCTTGAAGCACTCGTTTACATCAAAAAACAGAAACACTCAATTAAAAGAAGATGCAATCAAAACTCTTTTAATTGTTGCCTCAACAATATCAATATTAACTACTTTTGGAATTTTATTTTCTATTCTTTTCGAAGCAATAGAGTTCTTTAAAATGAAAAGTTTTTGGTATTTTATCTCAGGGAGTGAGTGGTCTCCAGGTACAGAAAACAGTAAATTTGGAGCAGTTCCAATTTTTGCTGGTACTTTTATGATTACAGCGATTGCTCTTAGTGTTGCTATTCCTGTAGGTTTAGGATCAGCAATCTACATGAGCGAATATGCTTCTTTGAGAACAAGAGACTTTTTAAAACCAATGCTCGAAATACTTGCTGGTATTCCAACAGTAGTTTATGGTTTTTTTGCAGCTATAACAGTAGCTCCTTTAATTGTAAAAGGGGCCGCTTTTTTTGGTCTTGAAGCCACCTTTAATTCAGCTCTTGCCTGTGGAATAGTAATGGGGATTATGATTATTCCTGTTATTTCATCTCTTAGTGATGATGTTATTAGAGCCGTTCCCGATTCACAGCGCAAAGCAGCTCTTGCTTTGGGATTAACCCAAGCAGAAACGATTAGAGACATTGTAATTCCTTCTGCAATGCCAGGTATTATTTCAGCCTCTTTATTAGGATTATCTAAAGCCTTAGGGGAAACAATGATTGTTGTTATGGCAGCAGGTTTACGTCCAAACTTATCATGGAACCCTCTAGATGATATGACTACTGTAACAGTAAGAATTGTAGATTCACTGGTTGGAGATCAGGCGTTTAACTCACCTGAAACATTAAGTGCTTTTGGTTTGGGATTAATTTTATTTTTTGTAACTTTATTACTTAACATTATTTCATTAAACCTAATTAGAAAATTCAAAGAAAAATATAAAGTGAATACATTATGA